The Porites lutea chromosome 11, jaPorLute2.1, whole genome shotgun sequence genome includes a region encoding these proteins:
- the LOC140953166 gene encoding uncharacterized protein: MFRLATLLALGTSYLLVFAWIEEASALDVTRSASANSEGLAGRSYDSYLPEGRSAVDDEANKAYDKRFFRFPLPFKPFKFSVNLPQPVKDLIKKKKKKKPFNIFGRL; the protein is encoded by the exons ATGTTCAGATTAGCAACTTTGCTTGCCCTTGGAACATCCTATCTCTTGGTGTTCGCTTGGATAGAGGAAGCATCAGCATTAGATGTTACC cgCTCCGCCTCGGCGAACAGTGAAGGTTTGGCTGGCCGATCATACGATAGCTACCTGCCGGAGGGG CGCTCCGCTGTGGATGATGAGGCTAACAAGGCATATGACAAGAGGTTCTTTCGCTTTCCCTTACCATTTAAGCCCTTTAAATTT AGCGTAAACTTGCCTCAGCCGGTGAAAGACctgataaagaagaagaagaagaagaagccaTTTAATATATTTGGTCGTCTCTGA